One Xiphophorus maculatus strain JP 163 A chromosome 10, X_maculatus-5.0-male, whole genome shotgun sequence genomic region harbors:
- the LOC102219505 gene encoding transcription factor Sox-9-A-like, with amino-acid sequence MNLLDPYLKMTEEQDKCLSDAPSPSMSEDSAGSPCPSGSGSDAENTRPSENALRRADAALLGDFKKDEDDKFPACIREAVSQVLKGYDWTLVPMPVRVNGSTKNKPHVKRPMNAFMVWAQAARRKLADQYPHLHNAELSKTLGKLWRLLNEGEKRPFVEEAERLRVQHKKDHPDYKYQPRRRKSVKNGQSEAEDGGEQTHISTNAIFKALQQADSPASSMGEVHSPAEHSGSQGPPTPPTTPKTDVGSGKTDLKREAGLRALPDGNVGRQLNIDFRDVDIGELSSDVISHIETFDVNEFDQYLPPNGHPGPVGATPVSYSGSYSISGGAPLSPQPAWMSKSQNQQGQQQQITLTTLGGGGGGSDAAQAQHRTQIKTEQLSPSHYSEQQSSPQHVPYSPFNIQHYSPPSTYPAISRPQQYSEYSEHQGGGASYYSHAGAGAGQGSGLYSTFSYMGSPNQRPMYTPIADNAGVPSIPQGSPQQHWEQAPVYTQLTRP; translated from the exons ATGAATCTCCTCGATCCCTACCTGAAGATGACGGAGGAACAAGACAAGTGTCTCTCTGACGCCCCGAGCCCGAGCATGTCCGAGGACTCGGCGGGTTCCCCGTGCCCGTCCGGCTCGGGGTCCGACGCCGAGAACACGCGGCCGTCGGAGAACGCGCTGCGGCGCGCGGACGCGGCGCTGCTGGGCGACTTCAAGAAGGACGAGGACGATAAGTTCCCCGCGTGCATCCGCGAGGCCGTGTCCCAGGTGCTGAAGGGCTACGACTGGACCCTCGTGCCGATGCCCGTGCGCGTGAACGGATCTACCAAGAACAAGCCGCACGTGAAGAGGCCGATGAACGCCTTCATGGTGTGGGCGCAGGCGGCGCGGAGGAAGCTGGCGGACCAGTACCCGCACCTCCACAACGCGGAGCTGAGCAAGACGCTGGGCAAGCTGTGGAG ACTTCTCAACGAAGGCGAGAAGCGGCCGTTTGTGGAAGAGGCCGAGAGGCTCCGGGTGCAGCACAAGAAGGACCACCCGGACTACAAGTACCAGCCCCGGCGACGGAAGTCGGTGAAGAACGGCCAGAGCGAGGCGGAGGACGGCGGCGAGCAGACGCACATCTCCACCAACGCCATTTTCAAAGCCCTCCAGCAGGCTGACTCCCCCGCCTCCAGCATGGGAGAGGTGCACTCCCCCGCCGAGCACTCAG GCTCACAGGGTCCCCCCACCCCTCCCACCACCCCTAAGACCGACGTTGGCTCAGGTAAGACGGACCTGAAGCGCGAGGCGGGGCTCCGCGCTCTGCCCGACGGCAATGTTGGGCGCCAGCTCAACATCGACTTCCGGGACGTGGACATCGGCGAGCTGAGCAGCGACGTCATCTCCCACATCGAGACCTTTGATGTCAACGAGTTCGACCAGTACCTCCCGCCCAACGGCCACCCGGGGCCCGTCGGCGCCACTCCGGTCAGCTACAGCGGCAGCTACAGCATAAGCGGCGGGGCGCCGCTCAGCCCGCAGCCGGCCTGGATGTCTAAAAGCCAGAACCAGCagggacagcagcagcagatcacCCTCACCACGTtgggcggcggcggcggaggcTCGGACGCTGCCCAGGCGCAGCACAGGACCCAGATCAAGACGGAGCAGCTGAGCCCGAGTCACTACAGCGAGCAGCAGAGTTCCCCGCAGCACGTCCCCTACAGCCCCTTCAACATCCAGCACTACAGCCCCCCGTCCACCTACCCGGCCATCTCCAGGCCGCAGCAGTACTCCGAATACTCTGAGCACCAGGGGGGAGGCGCCTCCTACTACAGCCACGCGGGGGCAGGGGCGGGTCAGGGCTCCGGTCTGTACTCGACTTTCAGCTACATGGGCAGCCCCAACCAGAGGCCCATGTACACGCCCATCGCCGACAACGCCGGGGTGCCGTCCATCCCACAGGGCAGCCCACAGCAGCACTGGGAGCAGGCTCCGGTTTACACCCAGCTAACCCGACCCTGA